ATTCTCGCCAAGATGGACCCAGAAGTAGCTGCAAGACTAACAGAGTTGCTTTTGCAAAATCTATAAAAAGTTAGCCACTTGAAAGGAGGTGAAACAGTGAACACGATCATACAGTCAATGCCAACTTCTAGCATCAATTCGTTGTTTATGGGCAATAAAATACCAGAAGGAAACACATCACCCTTTAGTCTCCTTTTTAGTTCCGAAACGTCAAAGGATTTAGAAATCGATACGTTGGCTATGAACAATCTTACTCCAATTATTGAAGATCTTTTAAGAAGTATTTCTAAACTACTAAATAGCCTACAAGAAGGAGAAAAACCGGCTCCTAATCAAGAGGAAAAGGAGTTAGAGTCGATTAGTCAGCTTATAGAAGATTTGAGCTCTCAAAATCAGCTTTTTGAAGGAATAAAGCGAAGTCTGACAGAGGAGTTTGCAACTTTTTCTTCAGAAGAAAAGATGGAACTTTTGACATTCATAAAAAAACATGTCATTGAAATGGATGAAACTGCAACAACGTCTAATTACATCCAGAGTTTTTTTATTGATACAGCTCAAGTCATGATGACACCTAACTTTTCAGATTTAGATGTGGAGAAAATAACCAGTATTACTCAAAGTCTATACACCTACTCTGAGATGATCAGTAAAGAGGTTAATAGATTTTTAGCTCATTCAGGGGATTCGACTGAACAGTTAAAGGCGGCAGCACTAATTTTACAACAACTGAGGGAACTAACTAGTTTTCTAAAACAACAAAGTATCCAAGTGAATGATTCGAGTCAGTTATTCAAACGGATTTTTAGTGGAGGGAAACTTGAATCGAATCAACAGGAAATGATTCAAATACTGGTTCAAAACTATTTACGAAGGACATCTACAACTCCTAAAGGCAACTATGTACAGAATGCAACAGTCACTACACAAGACATTTCCAAATGGATAACACAGGCTATGGAACGACAAGGGATGACATTAAAAACTACGAATCAAACCCTTTATGTTCCTGAGGGTAACAGTATGCCAATGTCTAAGATTGAACAATACATTATACGTCTCCCAGTAAACCAACAGCAACAAAGACAATTTTTACAAGAATTCCAAAAAGTAGTTCAAAAAAGCCAATTCCTTCAACAAGGAGGAGTTCAACAGCTTTCCATTCGTCTACAGCCCGAGAATCTAGGAAACATGTTGATGAGATTTGTAGAAGTTGATGGGGAAATGGTTGTTAAAATTACAGTAACAAGCTTAGCAGCAAAAGAATTATTGGAAGGTAATTTGCACCAGCTTAAACACATGTTTTCTCCTCACCAGGTAGTTGTAGAAAAACAAGAAACTCTACAACAGCAAAGCTTTCTTAGTCAAAAGCAGCAGGAACAATTAAATAAAGAACAGCAATCAAGGCAAGAACAACAACAGCAACAAAGACAGGAAAACCCAAAGGAAGATCATGAGGAATCCGTATTTAAGGAATTTTTATTAAATATGAAGGTATAGGTGAAGGAAATGAAAATTGATTCATCCGTGTATTTAGATCAGCAACAGAAAACGAATGGTTCATCCGGTAGTACTCTTGGAAAAGATGATTTTCTAAAGCTATTAATGGCACAATTGCAAAATCAAGACCCATTAAATCCAATGGAAGATAAAGAATTTATTTCTCAGATGA
This genomic window from Bacillaceae bacterium S4-13-56 contains:
- a CDS encoding flagellar hook-length control protein FliK, which codes for MNTIIQSMPTSSINSLFMGNKIPEGNTSPFSLLFSSETSKDLEIDTLAMNNLTPIIEDLLRSISKLLNSLQEGEKPAPNQEEKELESISQLIEDLSSQNQLFEGIKRSLTEEFATFSSEEKMELLTFIKKHVIEMDETATTSNYIQSFFIDTAQVMMTPNFSDLDVEKITSITQSLYTYSEMISKEVNRFLAHSGDSTEQLKAAALILQQLRELTSFLKQQSIQVNDSSQLFKRIFSGGKLESNQQEMIQILVQNYLRRTSTTPKGNYVQNATVTTQDISKWITQAMERQGMTLKTTNQTLYVPEGNSMPMSKIEQYIIRLPVNQQQQRQFLQEFQKVVQKSQFLQQGGVQQLSIRLQPENLGNMLMRFVEVDGEMVVKITVTSLAAKELLEGNLHQLKHMFSPHQVVVEKQETLQQQSFLSQKQQEQLNKEQQSRQEQQQQQRQENPKEDHEESVFKEFLLNMKV